One Salvelinus fontinalis isolate EN_2023a chromosome 11, ASM2944872v1, whole genome shotgun sequence DNA window includes the following coding sequences:
- the LOC129865559 gene encoding E3 ubiquitin-protein ligase TRIM39-like encodes MASSGDILSEEQFQCSICLDVFTEPVSIPCGHSFCMACIKRHWDSSDVCHCPKCKRVFAGCPDLLENSFAKDISEKIRANRRNGIKQSDAKSGGVHCDVCMGRKLKALKSCLVCLTSYCETHLEPHQRVATLKRHKLVDPVENLEDRMCKKHERLLELFCRSDQRCVCVLCTETDHRAHDTVPAERESTAKKAQMKKTEAAVQQMIQARLKKLDEIKNSVKLSRINSKKEIEDGVQVFTALVRSIERSQAELIKLIEEKQSAAERRAEGLVKELEQEITELQRRSTELEQLSLTEDHLHLLKIFPSLCTPPPTKDWSEISVHSDLCLGNVRRAVSLLEEVVETAKNKLSIKEHEKIQLCAVDVSLDPSTANPWLVVSEDGKQVWDGDTEPSLLNGPQRFDTAPCVLAKDGFATGRHYWEVEVGDKTAWDLGVAKESINRKGMVTLSPEDGYWTICLRKGSEYRACEGQSVLLHFREKPWKVGVFVDYEEGKVSFYNVTDRSHIYSFTGYQFTERVLPLLNPDMRDSGNNISPLIICPVGVFTRGGSLDDDITI; translated from the exons ATGGCTTCTTCCGGCGATATATTATCTGAAGAGCAGTTCCAGTGCTCTATCTGTCTGGATGTCTTCACTGAGCCAGTCTCCATCCCATGTGGCCACAGTTTCTGCATGGCCTGTATAAAGAGACACTGGGATAGCAGTGATGTCTGCCATTGTCCCAAATGTAAGAGGGTGTTTGCAGGATGCCCTGATCTCCTCGAGAACTCATTTGCTAAAGACATTTCAGAAAAGATCAGGGCGAACAGACGGAACGGAATCAAGCAATCTGATGCCAAATCTGGAGGCGTGCACTGTGATGTCTGCATGGGGAGAAAGCTCAAGGCCCTGAAGTCCTGCCTGGTGTGCCTGACTTCTTACTGCGAGACTCACCTGGAGCCTCATCAGAGAGTGGCGACTCTGAAGAGACACAAGCTGGTGGACCCTGTGGAGAACCTGGAGGACAGGATGTGTAAGAAGCACGAGAGGCTCCTGGAGCTGTTCTGTAGGAGTGaccagagatgtgtgtgtgtgctctgcacGGAGACGGACCACAGGGCTCACGACACCgttccagcagagagagagagtacggcCAAGAAG GCTCAGATGAAGAAGACTGAGGCAGCGGTGCAGCAGATGATCCAGGCCAGATTGAAGAAGTTGGATGAGATCAAAAACTCAGTCAAACTTAGCAGA ATAAATTCAAAGAAAGAGATAGAGGATGGAGTGCAGGTCTTCACCGCTCTGGTGCGCTCCATCGAGAGAAGCCAGGCTGAGCTCATCAAGTTGATCGAGGAGAAACAGTCAGCAGCAGAGAGGCGAGCTGAAGGTCTCGTCAAAGAGCTGGAGCAGGAAatcactgagctacagaggagaaGCACTGAGCTGGAGCAGCTCTCACTCACTGaggaccacctccacctcctaaAG ATTTTTCCATCCCTGTGCACCCCTCCACCCACCAAGgactggtctgagatcagtgttCACTCTGACTTGTGTTTGGGGAATGTGAGGAGAGCTGTATCTCTTCTGGAGGAGGTAGTGGAGACAGCAAAAAACAAACTGTCAATTAAAG AGCATGAAAAGATACAGCTGTGTGCAG TTGACGTATCCCTGGACCCGAGCACTGCCAACCCCTGGCTGGTCGTGTCTGAGGATGGTAAGCAGGTCTGGGACGGGGACACGGAGCCGAGCCTCCTGAACGGTCCTCAACGATTCGACACGGCACCCTGTGTCCTTGCCAAGGACGGCTTTGCCACCGGGAGGCACTACTGGGAGGTCGAG GTCGGAGACAAGACGGCTTGGGACCTGGGTGTGGCCAAGGAGTCCATCAACAGGAAGGGCATGGTCACACTGAGCCCTGAGGACGGCTATTGGACGATATGTTTGAGGAAAGGAAGTGAGTACAGAGCATGTGAGGGACAGTCAGTGTTACTCCACTTCAGAGAGAAACCATGGAAGGTTGGGGTGTTTGTGGATTACGAGGAGGGGAAGGTGTCGTTTTATAATGTAACGGACAGGTCTCATATTTATTCGTTCACGGGCTACCAGTTCACTGAGAGGGTGTTACCTTTGCTCAACCCAGATATGCGTGACAGCGGGAACAACATATCACCGCTCATTATATGTCCTGTTGGTGTTTTCACCAGAGGCGGTAGTTTGGATGATGACATAACAATATGA